The stretch of DNA aattgaacataaattatatatattctgAGTTTAACTCACAAGTCAACTCTAAATTTAACCATTATCATTTGTCACACATTCCACAAAAAGATTAGTCTATTGATTTTATGGCCCGCCAAAATTGAATAGTAAAATTGTTCAAGAAACAAACAATTTCCAACCTTTTCTGCTTTTAAAAGTCAAACACGGCAAAGAAACCAACGCAATTCTCAACCTTTTCTCTTTTGAAAGCCAAACACGCTGCATTGAAGACTCAAACCGATTTTATGTTGTAACTGCgtgcataaattttttaatctcAATTGTTCGATTTAAATTAATGGTTAAGAtggtttaatatttattattgtataccaaatgttagttggttcagtggtgattgccgttgaacttggtagggagaaccgcggttcgatcccctgcaactgcatttgggaggggactggaaccacttgatttcagaactcgccccgaactTTGGACTACTAGGGCCtccttcccctaggaaccaaagggtgaaaaaaaattattattgtacAATTTGAATCATTCAGTCTTAGATTAACGACTGAGACCATTTACTTCGTATAAATTCTTTATTGCCTGTTTCACTTACGGCAAGGAAAGAGTTACCCTATGATGATGTGTCAAAGAcatttaaaatatcatggacAATTTTAACGGCAAAGAATTTAGATCTAACACAAATAGAATCATCATCTGATACAAATTAACAAATCAATATTGTTTAAAATGTGTACTTCTAACCAAGACAATTGACTCAGGTGTTTAATGAGCCCCTTAGGACGGATCGTTCGAGAGAATCCGAATTCAATTTTTGGTTTGAACAATTTTTGATCCGTCTTTATTTCGCTCACGGATGAACTCTAAATAAAAATGTTCTCCTAAAAAACCAGACcgttaataaataaaaaaataaaaaaattgtacttcTAGAAGGTCCTTTATTGCAAGTAAATGTGTACTTCTCATACGGCAAAGAATCCACATCCTTGTAACCACTACAAATCACAAAACCATTTCCCTCCTCATTGAAAATTcatctcatttttttcaaatgcACAAAACACTAAtaaccagaaaaaaaaaaagaaataactcTCAAAAATCCAAATGAAAACATCAACAATACTTTCATTTCACTATCTTCTAACAATTTTTCTCATCATTCTAAACCATACAAATTCTCAATCTCATCAAAATCTTCATGATCAAGAACATGAAATcttaatgaaaataaaacaaCACCTTGAAAATCCACCAAACCTTAGTCATTGGACAAAAACAAACACCTCTCATTGTTCTTGGCTAGAAATCAGTTGCACCAAAGGTTCTGTCACAGGGTTGACTTTATTCAACTACAACATAAATGAAACAATACCCTCTTTCATATGTGACCTTAAAAATCTCACACATGTTGATTTCAACAACAATTACATTCCTGGGATGTTTCCAACATATCTATACAATTGTTCAAAATTGGAATATCTTGATTTGTCAATGAACAATTTTGTTGGAAATATTCCTAATGATATTTTCAAATTATCTAATTtgaattatcttaatcttagtTACACTAATTTCACTGATGATATTCCTTCTAGTATTGGAAGATTGAAGAATTTGAGATATCTTGCACTTCAAGTTTGTCTTTTTAATGGAACTTTCCCTGATGAGATTGGAAACTTGTTGAATCTTGAAACATTGGATTTGTCGTCGAATAATTTGTTTAAGAGTTCTAAGTTGCCATTGAATTGGACCAAGTTGAGGAAATTGAAGGTTTTTTATATGTATGACTGCAACCTGTTTGGTGAAATGCCTGAACCAATGGGAAATATGGTTTCTTTGGAGGATTTAGATATTTCACAAAATAGTTTAACTGGGAAAATTCCTAGTGGTTTGTTCATGCTGAAGAATCTCAGTAGATTGTTACTTTGGGAAAATAGTCTATCTGGAGAGATACCAAGTGTggttgaagcattaaatttgaCAATCATTGATCTTGCAGAGAATAATCTTACTGGAAAAATACCAGATGATTTTGGAAAGCTTCAAAAGTTAACAGGTTTGTCTTTGGCTGCGAATAATTTGTCAGGAGAGATACCACAAAGCATAGGTCGTCTTCCGTCTCTGATTGATTTCAAAATCCTCATGAACAACTTGTCAGGTATGTTTGAATTTTTGCATGAGTTTTggtttttccttatttttttgattttttttgaaacagccAAAGTtaataattagttgttaatgttagtgtttttagttttgttaataatatttttttgcataatttttttttgtcaggtacACTTCCTCCTGATTTTGGACTTTACTCAAAGCTACAAACTTTCCATATTGCATCAAACAGTTTTAGAGGGAAGCTACCAGAGAATTTGTGCTATCATGGAGAGTTACTTAATTTAACTGTTTATGAAAATCATTTAAGTGGTGAGTTACCAGAATCACTTGGAAATTGTAGTAGCTTGTTGGAGGTAAAAATTTACAATAATGAGTTTTATGGTAAAATTCCTGATGGTCTTTGGAGAGCtgaaaatttgttgtttttcatgATAAGCCATAATAAGTTTATTGGTGAGCTTCCTCAAAAATTGGCATCAGGTATTTCAATTTTTGATATAAGTTACAATCAGTTTTATGGTGGAATTCCAAGTGGAGTATCGTCATGGACTAATGTGGTTGAGTTTATAGCAAGCAAGAATTATCTTAATGGAAGTATTCCTCAAGAGTTAACAAATCTTTCAAAACTACAAAAATTGTTGCTTGATCAGAATCAGCTAAAAGGGTTACTTCCATTTGATGCAATATCATGGAATTCATTAGTGACactaaatttgagccaaaatCAACTCAATGGACAAATTCCCGTTTCAATTGGTCATTTAAAGTCACTTAATGTTCTTGATCTATCGGAAAATCAATTCTCTGGCGAAATACCTTCTATACTTCCTAGAATCACAGATCTCAATCTATCATCCAACCATTTGACAGGTAGAGTTCCTAGTGAATTTGAAAATTCAGCTTATGATAGAAGCTTTTTGAACAATTCTGGTTTATGTGCTGATACACCAGAATTGAACCTTACCTTATGCAATTCTAATTCCAATCATCAAAGTCAAAGCAAAGATTCATCTTTATCTCCAATTTTGATTGTAATCTTGGTGATAGTTTCCATCTTAGTGGCTTCTGTGATATTATTCTTGATTATCAAACTTTACAGTAAAAGAAAACAAGGATTTGATAACTCATGGAAACTCACTTCATTTCAAAGACTAAATTTCACAGAATCCGACATAGTATCATCAATGACAgaacataatattattggaagTGGTGGATATGGAACTGTTTATAGAGTTGATATTGATGGATTAGGATATGTAGCTGTGAAAAAGATTTGGGAAAACCGAAAACTAGACAATAATCTTGAGAAATCATTTCACACTGAGGTTAAAATATTGAGTAGCATTCGACATCGAAACATTGTGAAGTTGTTGTGTTGTATATCTAATGATGATACAATGTTACTTGTTTACGAGTATGTCGAAAACCGGAGTCTTGATAGATGGTTGCAGAAGAAGACTGTTAAGTCTTCTTCAACTTTGTTGTCAAGTTCAATTCATCATGCTGTTCTTGATTGGCCAAAGAGATTGCAAATAGCTATTGGTGTAGCTCAAGGTTTGAGCTACATGCATCATGAATGTTCACCACCTGTTGTTCATCGAGATGTGAAGACAAGTAACATTCTTTTGGATGCTCAGTTTAATGCAAAAGTTGCTGATTTTGGTTTGGCTAGGATGTTGATCAATCCAGAGGAACTTGCTACCATGTCAGCTGTGATTGGTTCTTTTGGCTATATGGCTCCAGGTGAAATTAATGACAtgccaattttttatttctcttgcTAGTAACAAATATGTTTTCTTAGTTAACGTTGTCCTCatggttatatatattttggattTACTTCATATACATTGCCGGTATAAAAACATTTTACCATGTCAATCAATCATAACGGTCAGATCATTAAAAATTTGACTTCAATGATAACTACTTTTAAAAGTCATTGATCTGATTGGTTGTGATTTGTTGacaatgtaaatttttttacactGAAAGTCTATGCATATTAAACTCATCTATGTTTTCTCAAtataatttgaacaaattgttgCTTTGATCCTGTTTAACatgaaattattattgttagtccttgtaattttttttccttgtgAAATCATTATCTTTTGCACGCTCTCTTTCATTTAaggtttgtttggattgacttatttgaacttatctactggCATGAACACTTCTGAGACTGTTTGGAAgtgcttatgaaaatagcttatgacatgCCCATCAGTTGTTTTCagctttattttcataagctcttctggataatttatgaaaacaaggtataaattatatgaaaacagtttaattttaatattatcttttgttatatatAACTTATACATAACCACTTAATTGATAAGCGTTTATGCTATGTGCGCCTAATATGAAtttaatctttttcttttgtttcatttttcattGGCATAAGTTTAACTTGAATTTGTTTTTGACATGGTTGAATTACAGAATATGTTCAAACAACAAAAGTTAGTGAAAAGATTGATGTCTACAGCTATGGTGTTATCCTATTGGAACTGACAACTGGTAAAGAAGCTAACTATGGTGATGAGTATTCATCTCTTGCAGAGTGGTCTTGGCGCCACATTCGAGCAGGAAGCAATATAGAAGAGTTGCTTGACAAAGAAGTAATGGAACCAATTCACTTAGATGGAATGTGCAAAGTTTTCAAACTTGGTGTGATGTGTACTTCAACACTTCCATCAAGTAGACCTTCCATGAAAGAGGTTTTGGAAGTATTGATCAATTGTGGTGATTTGTTTGGTTATGGAGAGAGGAATATTGGACATAATATTGATGCTGTTCCACTTCTTAGGAATTCTAAAAGAGAGAGTAAATTGGATATTGATAATAATAACTAGCTAGATTAACTTGTAACCCAAGTAAGTTTCAGAGGTAGTTAATATTAATTGTATAGAATATTAAAGTTAGATTTTTTCTAGTTACACACCTATTTTCCACGTCACACCCATCAAACACAATATATAGAtaatacttttttgtttttacatagTATATATAGATAATACTTAAATACCCTtagtttcatatttattttgtcaaacacATTGTATATCTTCCATTAACATTTCATTATACATGTAAGTTACAGTTTTACCCATTCCactagttttttattttgttcatacGTCTGAGAATCGTACGTGAACTAAATACAGGTACATTAAAACGTAGTTTTACATGTACACAATTTTAGTTAGCATAACACAtgtaaattatgaatttttaaatgttaCGTGAACTCCATTCACGTAAATCTACATGAATTGAGTTCATGTATATCTCTAGTAAAATATAGGTAGAGAACAAAGAAATAGGAGAGAAAGACAAAGGGAAAttgttgaaaatttgaaaagggattaaagttatatttttattgatttgaaTACTTGCGTTGTAATTAGAATAAATTTTAAGTAATGATTAATATATTGTTGATCCGAGTAGTACTATAATCGGATCAGCTAAGCAATATCTCAAATTTAAGTCTTATAAATAAACGAGAAAATGTAACGGAAATAGTACATCTCACTAAAGATGGTCAATCACATTATCTAATGAATGTTAGTTATCAGGGAATCTAGCAAATAATTTGCACCTATAAAAAGCCTTACCAGAAAAATAGTATTGCATAGAAGATGAGATACAATAGAATTACTTTGTAGCATGTTGAATACACATAATGCAAAACTTGTACAAGGATTTTCAAGTTAGGTAATTGCTCTTCAATGCCTTTGGTTATTTTTCATTATtctgttgagtttttttttgggCTTAAGGGATTCAGCAGGCCCAATGATGGGAGTTTCTTTTGCCGCCTACAAGTTTCTCgcacattttatttttacttatctgCTATTTAAGTAAcggatattataaaataaaaaatttaaagaaaaaaccaTCCGCTACTTATGCTACGAATGATGTTTGAAAAAATGATAGGATGACAACACAAACTCCCCCTAATGATCCTATCATAATcctttaaattatataaaattttaacaaatctAACAACTAAATGAGTTTATAATGGTAAGTACCTAAATTTTAATCATTCCTTGAACTTTCAAAATAGTTTAAggttttttattaaaactaaGATAAATTTACAAGTTATTCATAGATTCATATATGCAATTagattattttttcaattcaaaaactaataataaaaaattctaaaactGTTCCGACATGGGGAGAATAACAACTCTTACTATTTAGATTTATTTTGTATACAATAACAGtgtaaattttcttatttataaatGTATAACAATTAATCTCTTAATATTACATTAtaggtttaaatgcagttttgatccccttattttgaattttttgaagttttggtccccctatttcaaaaaccaacttttcGGTCCccttattttagattttttgtacttttggtcccccacttcattttgagtcaattttcaTGATGTGGCAGATGACACATGGACACTACAATTACAGGTggcattattatttattttattttaataaatcatattattaaaaattattttgattacagtaaaaaaataattattttgattaataaaatattaaataaataaattaaaagagattaatCCCAAAAATCCCTAATTTTCCTAGAATTCTTCACCATCATAGTTGTGTTCATCCTCTCATCTCCAAATCCAAATTTattcgtctatcaacaaaaaaaaaatccaaatttattcAACTTCATCACCAACCCCACCAAAACCTTTCTCCGTTTCTTCCACTTAACTCCTCGTAACCAAAAATCTCACTAATGTGAACAAGAAATTTTTCCATGTTTTTCAATCAGGAAATCGTTCATTGCTTcccaatatcaataaaattaccTATTTACCGTCCAAGTTTATTTGTTCTATAACTTTTCTCATAGCATAAAACTCCAAACCTGAAGGAAACCAACTCAACAAAACATTCCATAATTTTGAAGATGAGATGAGGAAGAAATCTAGATTTGAGATGAGATGATGATCGTAGATGAAGAAATCTGGGAAAATTAGGGATTTTTGGaattaatctcttttaatttatttatttaatattttattaatcaaaataaattttaataaaatgatttattgaaataaaataaacaataatgtcACGTGTAATTGTAGTTTCCATGTGTCATATGCCACATCAtgaaaattgactcaaaatgaAGTGGGgaccaaaagtacaaaaaaatctaaaataaggggactaaaaagttggtttttgaaatagggggaccaaaacttcaaaaaattcaaaataggggatcaaaactgcatttaagcctacaTTATAAAAGATCTGAATTCTCTTCGGTCGTCGCTTATATTTCTGATTATGCCACGCCAGAGAGGATCTAAACCCCATTGCTCATACTTTGTAGTAGTTAAAATTAGATGATCTGTATACATATTTTAACAATAGTTAAATATATAATTCTCACATCACATCTTCattaagtataaaaaaattcaaggtaaataaataaagtattttatatttaccaaaaaacattttatttaaaatataaaaaagaatatattcAGAAAACAACATGAAAAAAGACAAAAGACGTCTAACTTTTTGTGTATATATTACCATCTACCCCTTATCTGTGGGCTTATATTATAGCCATATATATTGACTATACAATACATACATATTTGATGTGATATATTTCTAGAAGCCTACCATATAATATggcaataatttaattttagcaTGTGGTCTCAATGCTTCACTGTCTCTAGTGGTGGTCACAGACGAGGATCGAGGTCAAAGTTTTGGGCTAGTGGATTACAAAGAATTTATAAAGAAGGAAAATGCTAATCGATGgtagttcagaaattaaatatataatgtcGTTATGGATATAATTTTGTTGCGGGaatattgcatgtaatatgtaaaggttgaaatttgaattttgatactTCCGTATTGACAttgaaaaattgtttgttttaaaatataaaaatgtttgttttaatataaaatttattttttttaacttttttaattagtatcttgaggacactgtttaacatgatGCTAAAAAGAATCATACTATTGTTGTTGATAAAGTAATGTTAGTGGATCCGTCAAATAAATGTAATCTAGTGGATACAGCTTACTCAGCAACTTCATAGAAAATTCTCCAAAAAACTTGAATTTAGAGCAAAGGTAGAGTCACTAGGTTGGAAGCCATAAAATGAAGGGTTGGTGGTATAGTTTAGGTTGATTCtaactcattcttacaaaatcagtttaaaatatgagaattaTCTGAGCTCAATACTATTGAATATTTGGTTCGTCAACGATATAAATGGTAAGTGACACGATTGCAGAAACCAATAGTATGTGGTCCAATAAATTTTGAACTAAGCTATGAAGTGGTGATTTCACTACTTATACACTCATGTTCAAATCATCACTCATCGATACAAAACTCTTAACAGTATAATTgttcataattaatttaataatcttatattcttttttcgCGAGATCTTAGCAAACCTCACTAAACCCGAGAGCGCCGGATAAAATAGTAAGAGATTACTTTCATTTAATAGATAGTAAGAGATCACTTTCAGTTCAAATCATTAATCTCTACCGTTGTCCGTAGAAAATACTCACTAAAGAGTAGTCATTTATTTGGACATTCTTTTTGGCAAGATCTCAACAACCCTCACCAAATCACAAACCCATGCATCAGATTGAGGAATTGGATTAGGTGCATTCGAATTTTCAGTACAGTCACTTGATAGCCGTCCGATCACGATTGGACAGTTTAAATAAATACAGTAAAAAATACAGTTGTTAAATCATGATTGTccgatcttgatcagacggcCATAAAGTGACCGACTGTATGTATGGAAAATTCGACTGCACGAAATCTGGATCCTCAGATTgaacatattttaaaatgaaactCCAATTTTGAAAACAATCCATGAAGCTGAAGCCAATCATTCATTGTTTAATgtattcaacacacattcaaagAGTAAAAACTAATTGCTGAAAAGAAAAGATAAGATTGCTTTCTCAGCAATGGacctctttttattttatattaaattaaatatacattAAACAAGTAAAAGACAAAATTGTTCATGGAATTCTTTAAGTTATTGTGTACAAGAttagtctttatttttttctcaagtAGGTCTTTTGTGGATCAATTTTAGGTGCACTCAAAAATTACTTTAGAATTTAATATAAAACAAGATCTCTGATCTTTGATCTTGATCAAACGATTCTTACACCTAACTGCATTTAGTCTTGACTACACCTACTCCAATTTTGTCTTGTGTGcatgttgttaatttttttgacataatggACTAATCCattacaataaaataacaaCTTATTTGAGTGCAAAATCACATTATAAATCAAAAACTACAaatcttaatttataaaatcaatTCTCGAGTCAAAATGAATCCGGATTCCCTGCATTTATAAAAGCACACAGGTTTCCACAGTAGCTAATCTGAATGGTTAAAATTACATATCATCAAATCAATTAAAAATCATCATGTCCATCAATTTCACATCGAACGGTTCAGGTGAGTAACTGCGTCCCATAGTTACTGCACCAAATCCATTTCCCCAAAAATATAACCAATCATACACTTGAAGTAGTGCACTACTGCATAATCACTTTTTCCTAACTACAATGATTCCAAACCTTAATGTCTTTTGActtgtaagtaagagatgctTTTCACATAGATTTAAGTTCTTCACTTCATTGAATCTTATCATAGTGTGTGAACCAAAAACAACCAAATGACAAAATCTATTTTGTTCATTCTaatcttgtttttctttttcacctATGCAAATTCTCAACAATCTCAATTATACAATGAAGAACATGAAATTCTAATGAAGATAAAAAAGCACTTTCAAAATCCATTGTTCCTAAGTCATTGGAATTCATCAAAAACTTCATATCATTGTTCATATCCAGAAATCACTTGCACAAATGATGATTCAATCACTTCACTTTCAATGATCAACACAAACTTAACACAAACACTTCCACCTTTTCTTTGTGAACTCAAAAACCTCACTTACATTGATTTTCAATACAATTATCTACCAAATGAGTTTCCAACATCACTTTACAATTGTTCCAAGCTTCAACATCTTGACCTTTCGCAGAACTATTTCGTCGGTAACATACCGAATGACATCAATAAGTTGGCCAATCTGCAGTTCCTTAGCCTCGCCGCAAACAGCTTTTCAGGTGATATTCCAATGAGTATTGGAAACTTGAAGAATTTAAAAAGACTTGAACTATATCAGTGTCTTTTTAATGGTACTATTCCTGATGAAATCGGTAATTTGTCGAATCTTGAAACTTTGTTGATGTTCTCATATAGTATGCTACCTAGAACAAAGTTACCATCTAGTTTTACTAAGTTGAAAAATTTAAGGATATTTGATATGCATGACTCTAACTTGGTTGGAGAAATTCCTGAAACAATTGGTGAAATGATGGCTTTGGAAGATTTGGATTTATCAGGAAATTTTTTGAGTGGAAAAATTCCAAATGGTTTgttcattttgaaaaatttgagcAGACTTATTCTTTATAACAATAGTCTTTCTGGAGATATACCTGATGTGGTTGAAGCCTTCGAGTTAACAACCTTGGATCTTTCGTATAATTATCTCACCGGAAAAATACCAGATGATTTTGGAAATATCAAAAAGCTAAAGTACTTGGCCTTGTTTACAAATCGATTATCCGGCAAGGTACCGGAAAGCATCGGTAATTTGCCGGCTCTGActgattttattgtttttcagAACAATTTATCAGGTAATCTTCCTCAAAGTTTTGGTAGGTTTTCTAAACTTGAAACTTTTCAGATTGGATCTAATAGTTTCAATGGTAAGCTACCACAGAGTTTGTGCTATCATGGAAGGTTAGTTGGTTTAACTGCTTATGACAATAATCTAAGTGGTGAGTTGCCGAAATCTTTAGGTAGTTGTAGCAGTTTACAGTATCTGAGACTTGAGAATAATGAGTTTTCTGGTGAAATTCCTAATGGTTTATGGACATCTATGTACTTGACAACAATTAGGATAAGTGAGAACATGTTCACTGGCCAGCTTCCCGACAGATTGGCTCGGAATCTTTCAGAATTAGCCGTAAGTCACAATCGATTTTCAGGTACAATTCCGAATGGAGTTTCTTCTTGGAAGAAGTTAGTGAA from Trifolium pratense cultivar HEN17-A07 linkage group LG5, ARS_RC_1.1, whole genome shotgun sequence encodes:
- the LOC123885011 gene encoding receptor-like protein kinase HSL1 is translated as MKTSTILSFHYLLTIFLIILNHTNSQSHQNLHDQEHEILMKIKQHLENPPNLSHWTKTNTSHCSWLEISCTKGSVTGLTLFNYNINETIPSFICDLKNLTHVDFNNNYIPGMFPTYLYNCSKLEYLDLSMNNFVGNIPNDIFKLSNLNYLNLSYTNFTDDIPSSIGRLKNLRYLALQVCLFNGTFPDEIGNLLNLETLDLSSNNLFKSSKLPLNWTKLRKLKVFYMYDCNLFGEMPEPMGNMVSLEDLDISQNSLTGKIPSGLFMLKNLSRLLLWENSLSGEIPSVVEALNLTIIDLAENNLTGKIPDDFGKLQKLTGLSLAANNLSGEIPQSIGRLPSLIDFKILMNNLSGTLPPDFGLYSKLQTFHIASNSFRGKLPENLCYHGELLNLTVYENHLSGELPESLGNCSSLLEVKIYNNEFYGKIPDGLWRAENLLFFMISHNKFIGELPQKLASGISIFDISYNQFYGGIPSGVSSWTNVVEFIASKNYLNGSIPQELTNLSKLQKLLLDQNQLKGLLPFDAISWNSLVTLNLSQNQLNGQIPVSIGHLKSLNVLDLSENQFSGEIPSILPRITDLNLSSNHLTGRVPSEFENSAYDRSFLNNSGLCADTPELNLTLCNSNSNHQSQSKDSSLSPILIVILVIVSILVASVILFLIIKLYSKRKQGFDNSWKLTSFQRLNFTESDIVSSMTEHNIIGSGGYGTVYRVDIDGLGYVAVKKIWENRKLDNNLEKSFHTEVKILSSIRHRNIVKLLCCISNDDTMLLVYEYVENRSLDRWLQKKTVKSSSTLLSSSIHHAVLDWPKRLQIAIGVAQGLSYMHHECSPPVVHRDVKTSNILLDAQFNAKVADFGLARMLINPEELATMSAVIGSFGYMAPEYVQTTKVSEKIDVYSYGVILLELTTGKEANYGDEYSSLAEWSWRHIRAGSNIEELLDKEVMEPIHLDGMCKVFKLGVMCTSTLPSSRPSMKEVLEVLINCGDLFGYGERNIGHNIDAVPLLRNSKRESKLDIDNNN